From the Cumulibacter manganitolerans genome, the window TCGACGAGCACCCGGGGGCTGCTGATGTGCTCCACGTGCCAGTAGAGCTGGCAGTAGCCCGAGACGGTGGAGACGCGGTCGGTCACGAACCTCTCGGCGGCGCCCCGGGGCAGCGCCTTCTGCAGCACGAGCTCGAAGCGGCCCTCGGGCGTGTCCAGCAGCTCGATCGGGGGTGCGGCGAGCCGTGCCACCATCCCGGACTCGAGGTAGAACGCGACGCCGAGCCCCGGGTTCACGGCCAGCCCGAACGCGGGGTCCGGCCAGGCGGCGGCGAGCTCGTCGAGGCGGGTGACGGCGCCGTGCACCAGGCTCCCGGAGCTCGCCAGCGACATCGCCTCGAACGACGTGTACGCCGTCACGAAGGTCCGCTCGTCGTCGGCGTACGTCGGCCAGCGGGTCTCCTCGCGTCCGTCCTGCGCGGCGCGGGTGGTCGGCATGACCAGCTGCGCGGGCATCAGCAGGCCCCAGCAGCGAGCGGTGTCACCGGCCGAGAACGCCGCCT encodes:
- a CDS encoding SseB family protein, producing MTGPLRAELPWTAASDFERELQAAFSAGDTARCWGLLMPAQLVMPTTRAAQDGREETRWPTYADDERTFVTAYTSFEAMSLASSGSLVHGAVTRLDELAAAWPDPAFGLAVNPGLGVAFYLESGMVARLAAPPIELLDTPEGRFELVLQKALPRGAAERFVTDRVSTVSGYCQLYWHVEHISSPRVLVESLALPADDYLNEAGAAFVLRWRPLALGLYADAYGGETPRARDLVGGTIVEEPPFTGLGFGPGRGQVIRELKANRAPLPTGAEIWEITDGAERRVALFDGAAGGWRLIARAGEVLDTRADGPPPRGSTPW